A genome region from Deltaproteobacteria bacterium HGW-Deltaproteobacteria-4 includes the following:
- a CDS encoding transport-associated protein: protein MKVKFSKSMMLAAATLVAFSVPVQASKMDSNIEATAKQSYTFKTYLQEDDIKIKSKDGAVTVTGVVLNESHKMLAQETVAGIPNVKSVDNQLKIKSDPAKGSDAWLVAKVKSTLLFHRSVSARTEVDVKDGIVTLKGAASSPAQRELTTEYVKDIEGVKDVVNEMTVAGVAEENRSIGDKIDDSSLTAQVKMTLLYHRSTSALNTKVTTKDGVVTLQGKARNIAEMDLATKLANDVNGVKAVENRMIVE from the coding sequence ATGAAAGTAAAATTTTCTAAAAGCATGATGCTGGCTGCGGCGACACTTGTCGCGTTCAGTGTCCCGGTGCAGGCGTCGAAAATGGACAGCAACATTGAAGCAACGGCCAAGCAGTCGTACACCTTTAAAACCTACCTGCAAGAGGATGATATTAAAATCAAGTCCAAAGACGGCGCCGTCACCGTGACCGGGGTGGTTCTCAATGAATCGCACAAAATGTTAGCCCAGGAGACCGTTGCGGGAATTCCCAACGTCAAGAGTGTGGATAATCAGCTGAAGATCAAAAGCGATCCCGCTAAAGGCTCCGATGCATGGCTCGTCGCCAAAGTGAAATCGACGCTCCTTTTCCATCGCAGCGTCAGCGCCAGGACCGAGGTTGACGTCAAAGACGGCATCGTGACCTTGAAAGGGGCGGCGTCCAGTCCGGCACAAAGAGAGCTGACAACAGAATATGTCAAGGATATCGAGGGAGTTAAAGACGTCGTGAATGAAATGACCGTGGCCGGGGTTGCCGAAGAGAACCGCTCCATAGGCGACAAGATCGATGACTCTTCCCTCACCGCCCAGGTCAAGATGACCCTGCTGTATCACCGCTCGACCAGTGCCCTCAACACCAAAGTCACAACGAAGGATGGCGTGGTGACTTTGCAGGGCAAGGCTCGCAACATCGCAGAAATGGATCTGGCGACGAAACTTGCGAACGACGTCAACGGCGTCAAGGCTGTAGAGAATCGGATGATCGTCGAGTAA
- a CDS encoding CsbD family protein, which translates to MKASSKDQVEGAIHELKGTAKELAGKLSDNPALAAEGSDEKIAGKVQGKIGQIKKVFEK; encoded by the coding sequence ATGAAAGCAAGCAGCAAGGACCAGGTCGAAGGCGCGATTCACGAACTGAAGGGGACAGCAAAGGAGCTTGCCGGAAAATTATCCGATAATCCGGCGTTGGCTGCTGAGGGGAGCGATGAAAAGATCGCTGGCAAAGTTCAGGGAAAGATCGGCCAGATCAAGAAGGTATTTGAAAAATAG
- a CDS encoding Fis family transcriptional regulator produces the protein MKIPESNILSANILSANILSANILSANILSANILSANILIVDDREDNVTLLAELLRDAGYTAVTATTQPREVCALHRENHYDLILLDLQMPVMDGFAVMEELKSIETDSYLPVLVITAQPGHKTRALQAGARDFISKPFDLVEVRMRIHNMLEVRLLHKKLDDYNKMLEETVQERTGDLRQTNAQLSQEIAERKKAEGSLLETYAEIKRLKDQLEAENIYLEQEVARQYNFGEIIGQSNILARVFTQVEQVAPMNATVLLLGETGTGKGVVARAIHSRSTRKSRPLITVNCTTLPAALVESELFGRERGAFTGSDARQIGRFELADGGTIFLDEIGEMPLELQSKLLRVIQDGEFERLGSPRTLKTDVRIIAATNRNLAEEVKNGRFREDLYYRLNVFPITMPPLRQRKDDIPLLVNHFVSKFNAKIGKKIETVSKETLRTLEEYHWPGNVRELESVIERAVIISQGSSLQVLDRFDTFGKSEEPGGQEIKALIDLEHDHILQVLQKTGWRIEGKNGAALILGLNASTLRARMRKYGIVRQ, from the coding sequence ATGAAGATTCCGGAATCCAATATTCTCAGCGCCAATATTCTCAGCGCCAATATTCTCAGCGCCAATATTCTCAGCGCCAATATTCTCAGCGCCAATATTCTCAGCGCCAACATTCTCATCGTTGACGATCGCGAGGACAATGTCACACTGCTGGCGGAATTACTGCGTGACGCCGGCTACACCGCTGTGACCGCAACGACGCAACCCCGGGAGGTCTGCGCGCTGCACCGGGAAAATCACTACGACCTGATCCTGCTCGACCTGCAGATGCCGGTTATGGATGGCTTTGCGGTGATGGAAGAACTGAAAAGTATCGAAACGGACAGCTACCTGCCGGTGCTGGTGATCACGGCGCAACCCGGCCACAAGACCCGGGCCCTGCAAGCCGGGGCCCGTGATTTCATCAGTAAGCCCTTTGATCTGGTGGAGGTCAGGATGCGTATCCACAACATGCTGGAAGTGCGGCTCCTGCACAAAAAGCTTGATGATTACAACAAGATGCTCGAAGAGACGGTGCAGGAACGGACCGGCGATCTCCGCCAGACGAATGCACAGCTCTCACAGGAAATCGCCGAGCGCAAGAAGGCCGAAGGATCACTTCTGGAGACCTACGCGGAGATCAAGCGCTTGAAGGACCAGCTTGAAGCGGAGAATATTTATCTGGAGCAGGAGGTGGCCAGGCAATACAACTTTGGCGAGATCATCGGCCAAAGTAACATTCTGGCGCGGGTCTTTACCCAGGTCGAGCAGGTCGCACCGATGAATGCGACCGTACTTCTCCTCGGCGAGACCGGCACCGGCAAGGGCGTGGTCGCCCGCGCCATCCACAGCAGAAGCACGCGCAAATCCCGGCCCCTGATCACGGTCAACTGCACGACCCTGCCGGCGGCGCTCGTCGAAAGCGAGCTCTTCGGCCGGGAACGAGGAGCGTTTACCGGCTCGGATGCCCGGCAGATCGGACGTTTTGAACTGGCCGATGGCGGCACCATCTTTCTCGATGAAATCGGCGAGATGCCTCTGGAGCTGCAATCCAAACTGCTGCGGGTGATTCAGGATGGCGAGTTTGAGCGCCTTGGCAGCCCCCGCACCCTGAAGACCGATGTGCGGATTATCGCTGCTACCAACCGCAATCTCGCCGAAGAAGTCAAGAACGGCAGGTTCCGGGAAGACCTCTATTACCGTCTCAATGTCTTCCCCATCACCATGCCGCCGTTGCGGCAGCGCAAGGACGACATCCCGCTCCTCGTCAACCATTTTGTCAGTAAATTTAACGCTAAAATCGGTAAGAAGATCGAGACCGTCTCCAAGGAGACCCTGAGGACCCTGGAGGAATACCACTGGCCCGGCAACGTGCGCGAGCTGGAAAGTGTTATCGAACGCGCGGTGATCATCAGCCAGGGGAGCTCCCTCCAGGTCCTCGACCGCTTCGACACCTTCGGTAAGAGCGAAGAACCGGGTGGTCAGGAGATCAAGGCTCTCATCGATTTGGAACATGACCACATCCTCCAGGTCCTCCAGAAGACCGGCTGGCGGATCGAAGGGAAGAACGGGGCCGCGCTGATTCTTGGCCTCAATGCCAGCACGCTACGCGCCCGGATGCGAAAATACGGGATTGTGCGGCAGTAA
- a CDS encoding hybrid sensor histidine kinase/response regulator encodes MANDKETKQLRAAAELRSYTQEQLQAKTAGALQRAIFNSANFSSIATDSKGVIQIFNVGAERMLGYSAEEVMNKITPADISDPEELIARAVALSLELDTEITPGFEALIFKAWRGIEDIYELTYIRKDGSRFPAVVSVTALRDDHGAIIGYLLIGTDNTVRKQASQYARSLIEASLDPLVTISAEGKITDINEGSIKVTGVPRQKLVGTDFSDYFTEPEKAREGYREAFSKGAVTDYPLTIRHKDGHLTDVLYNASVYKDVQGNVLGVFAAARDVTERKRLDQVLQEKNIELENARSVAEKANLAKSDFLSSMSHELRTPLGAILGFAQLLESGTPPPTTSQKRSVDQILKAGWYLLELINEILDLALIESGKLSLSLEPVALQEVMQECAVMVESQAQQCGIKVTFGRLATPYFVSADRTRVKQLLINLLSNAIKYNTEGGTVTVTCTLSPPDAIRISVRDTGAGLAPEQISQLFQPFNRLGQEAHGEQGTGIGLVVCKRLVELMDGIIGVESSVGEGSVFWLELKQTTEPQVAARAAELAKVAQAQIQGNTQFYTVLYVEDNPANLMLVEDILARRSDIRLLSAKDGVTGIAMALSSLPDVVLMDINLPGISGIEALLILKDNPSTAHIPVVALSANAIPSDIEKGLEAGFFRYLTKPIKVNQFMETLDMVLKYAKTKAALAAKKEEI; translated from the coding sequence ATGGCCAACGATAAAGAGACCAAGCAGTTAAGAGCCGCCGCAGAATTACGCAGCTATACACAGGAGCAATTGCAGGCGAAAACGGCAGGAGCTCTGCAGCGGGCGATTTTTAACAGCGCCAACTTTTCGAGCATCGCCACCGACTCCAAGGGGGTCATCCAGATCTTCAATGTCGGCGCCGAACGGATGCTCGGCTATAGCGCCGAAGAGGTGATGAACAAGATCACGCCGGCCGACATTTCCGATCCCGAGGAATTGATCGCCCGCGCTGTCGCCTTGAGCCTTGAGCTCGACACCGAGATCACCCCGGGGTTCGAGGCGCTGATCTTCAAGGCCTGGCGCGGCATCGAAGATATCTATGAGCTGACCTATATCCGCAAGGACGGCAGCCGCTTCCCGGCCGTCGTCTCGGTCACCGCCCTGCGTGATGATCATGGGGCCATCATCGGTTATCTCCTCATCGGTACCGACAACACCGTGCGCAAGCAGGCCTCACAGTACGCGCGCAGCCTCATCGAGGCTTCGCTCGACCCGCTCGTCACGATCAGCGCCGAAGGCAAGATCACAGATATCAACGAAGGCTCCATCAAGGTAACGGGTGTGCCACGGCAGAAGCTTGTCGGCACCGACTTTTCCGACTACTTCACCGAGCCCGAAAAGGCGCGCGAGGGATACCGGGAGGCCTTCTCCAAAGGCGCGGTTACCGACTACCCGCTCACCATCCGACATAAGGACGGTCATCTCACCGACGTTCTCTACAACGCCTCGGTCTACAAGGATGTGCAAGGCAACGTACTCGGCGTATTCGCCGCCGCCCGCGATGTGACCGAGCGCAAACGCCTCGACCAGGTGCTGCAGGAAAAGAACATCGAGCTGGAGAACGCCCGATCGGTAGCGGAAAAAGCCAATCTGGCAAAATCGGATTTCCTGTCGAGCATGAGCCATGAGCTGCGCACCCCCCTCGGCGCGATTCTCGGTTTTGCCCAACTCCTCGAGTCCGGCACGCCGCCGCCGACCACCAGTCAGAAGCGAAGCGTCGATCAGATCCTCAAGGCCGGCTGGTACCTGCTAGAGCTGATTAACGAAATCCTCGACCTCGCCCTCATCGAATCCGGCAAGCTGTCGCTGTCGCTGGAACCGGTCGCACTGCAGGAAGTCATGCAGGAATGCGCCGTCATGGTCGAATCGCAGGCGCAACAGTGCGGTATCAAAGTGACCTTTGGCCGTCTCGCCACCCCTTACTTTGTCAGTGCCGACCGCACCCGGGTGAAGCAGTTGCTCATCAATCTCCTTTCCAATGCCATCAAGTACAACACCGAGGGGGGAACGGTGACTGTGACCTGTACCCTGAGCCCCCCGGACGCGATTCGGATCAGCGTCCGCGACACCGGCGCCGGGCTGGCGCCGGAACAGATTTCCCAGCTCTTCCAGCCCTTTAATCGTCTTGGCCAGGAAGCGCACGGTGAGCAAGGGACCGGCATCGGCCTGGTGGTCTGCAAACGGCTGGTCGAATTGATGGATGGCATCATCGGCGTCGAGAGTAGCGTCGGCGAAGGGAGTGTCTTCTGGCTCGAATTGAAACAGACGACGGAACCGCAGGTCGCCGCCCGCGCGGCAGAATTAGCGAAAGTCGCCCAGGCGCAAATTCAAGGGAACACGCAGTTTTACACGGTGCTTTATGTCGAGGATAACCCGGCGAATCTGATGCTGGTCGAGGACATCCTGGCGCGCCGCAGCGATATCCGTCTGCTCAGTGCCAAGGACGGCGTTACCGGCATTGCGATGGCGCTCTCTTCTCTGCCGGATGTTGTCCTCATGGACATCAATCTCCCTGGCATCAGCGGCATTGAAGCGCTGCTAATCCTGAAGGACAATCCCTCCACCGCGCACATCCCGGTCGTGGCCCTCAGTGCCAATGCTATCCCCAGCGATATCGAGAAAGGTCTGGAGGCCGGTTTTTTTCGCTATCTTACTAAGCCGATCAAGGTCAACCAGTTTATGGAGACGCTCGATATGGTCCTGAAGTACGCGAAGACAAAAGCGGCCCTGGCAGCGAAAAAGGAAGAAATATGA
- a CDS encoding outer membrane beta-barrel domain-containing protein has translation MKKKFSMAPLTKKMLSVLLSAVFLLPLAAQAEIKAGSVELSPFVGYNFYDNQHNIKDRQVFGGRIGYNFTNHFGLEGTGEFAKTRVDDKNKPWTEQGQFTGSDDVKIISYHLDLLYHFMPEEKFNPFVTAGYGASHYNPEINSKNMRLMNVGVGAKYWVAENIALRVDLSDKMTFDEQLHNLSAAAGVVFAFGGESAVAPVERPADSDNDGVADSRDKCPNTPTDVAVDTDGCPLDADKDGVPDYLDKCPGTPAGVAVDQNGCPLDSDKDGVANSLDKCPDTPAGVVVDKDGCPKKVVILASEPKVEEKVKVAAAEPAEVVVLAFEDIHFDYNQSTLTPEAKVILKRNIQILSENPKAHIRIAGYTSASGTEKYNQTLSEKRANSIKEYLVSEGVIKKARLTTVGYGETQPAVYEAAPKDLYSNAAKANMRVLFEVVIEE, from the coding sequence ATGAAAAAGAAATTTTCCATGGCACCGCTCACCAAAAAGATGCTGTCGGTGTTGTTATCCGCGGTTTTTCTCCTGCCCCTGGCGGCGCAAGCCGAGATCAAGGCCGGCAGTGTTGAACTGAGTCCCTTTGTCGGTTACAACTTCTACGACAACCAACACAACATCAAAGACCGCCAGGTCTTTGGCGGCCGGATTGGCTACAACTTTACCAACCATTTCGGCCTCGAAGGGACCGGGGAATTCGCCAAAACACGGGTTGATGACAAAAACAAGCCATGGACCGAGCAGGGGCAGTTCACTGGTTCCGATGATGTGAAGATTATCTCTTACCATCTCGACCTCCTTTACCACTTTATGCCGGAAGAGAAATTCAACCCCTTCGTCACCGCCGGTTACGGGGCCTCCCACTATAATCCCGAGATCAACAGCAAGAACATGCGCCTGATGAATGTCGGCGTCGGTGCCAAATACTGGGTGGCGGAGAATATCGCCCTGCGGGTCGATCTCAGCGACAAGATGACCTTCGACGAACAGCTGCACAACCTTTCCGCTGCCGCCGGGGTGGTCTTTGCCTTTGGCGGAGAATCAGCCGTTGCTCCGGTGGAACGGCCGGCGGACAGCGATAATGATGGCGTCGCCGATAGCCGTGACAAATGCCCCAATACCCCGACCGACGTGGCCGTTGACACGGATGGCTGTCCCCTTGATGCCGATAAAGACGGCGTCCCTGATTATCTCGATAAATGCCCCGGTACCCCGGCGGGCGTTGCCGTTGACCAGAATGGCTGCCCCCTCGATAGCGACAAGGACGGCGTCGCCAATTCCCTGGATAAATGCCCGGACACCCCGGCTGGCGTTGTCGTCGACAAAGACGGCTGCCCGAAGAAGGTCGTGATCCTGGCCTCGGAGCCGAAAGTCGAAGAGAAGGTCAAAGTCGCCGCCGCCGAACCGGCAGAAGTCGTTGTTCTGGCTTTTGAGGACATCCACTTTGACTACAACCAGTCGACCCTGACCCCGGAAGCGAAGGTCATCCTGAAAAGAAATATTCAGATTTTGAGCGAAAACCCCAAGGCTCACATCCGCATTGCCGGCTATACCTCGGCGTCCGGCACGGAAAAGTACAACCAGACACTGAGTGAAAAAAGAGCGAATTCGATCAAAGAGTACCTGGTCAGTGAAGGCGTCATCAAAAAAGCTCGGCTGACCACGGTCGGCTATGGCGAAACCCAGCCGGCCGTTTATGAAGCGGCCCCCAAAGATCTTTACTCGAACGCCGCCAAAGCCAACATGCGCGTCCTCTTTGAAGTTGTCATCGAGGAGTAA